The proteins below come from a single Paracoccus sp. SCSIO 75233 genomic window:
- the metZ gene encoding O-succinylhomoserine sulfhydrylase: MNNRNLHKRSLAVHAGTRRSQYGEMAEAMFMTQGFVYETAEQAEARFEQVGDDEFIYARYGNPTNRMFEDRIAALEGTEDAFATASGMAAVNGALMAICQSGSHVVAARALFGSNLYVLDIMQRYGVEVTLVDGTDLDQWRAAVREGTTAVFFESVSNPALEVVDITAVAEIAHAHGALVIVDNVFATPVFSRAVEQGADVVIYSTTKHIDGAGRGLGGIICGTRQFVREVAEPYLKHTGGAISPFHSWMMLTGLTTMDLRVRAMSDTAHAIAKDLSGHGALSRLIYPGLPDHPQHELAMQQMGSGGTMVALEVAGGKDAAFAMLNRLNLVLISNNLGDAKSIVTHPATTTHQRLSEGDRARLGISPGMIRLSVGLEDADDLIADLRQALER, translated from the coding sequence ATGAACAATCGCAATCTGCACAAGCGCAGCCTTGCCGTCCACGCCGGAACCCGTCGCAGCCAGTATGGCGAGATGGCCGAGGCGATGTTCATGACCCAGGGCTTCGTTTACGAGACCGCCGAACAGGCCGAGGCGCGGTTCGAGCAGGTCGGGGATGACGAATTCATCTATGCCCGTTACGGCAACCCGACCAACCGCATGTTTGAAGACCGCATCGCGGCGCTCGAAGGGACGGAAGACGCGTTTGCGACCGCATCCGGGATGGCGGCGGTCAACGGGGCGCTGATGGCGATCTGCCAGTCCGGCAGCCATGTGGTCGCGGCACGGGCGCTGTTCGGGTCGAATCTGTATGTTCTCGACATCATGCAGCGATACGGGGTCGAGGTGACGCTTGTCGACGGCACCGATCTGGATCAGTGGCGCGCGGCAGTGCGTGAGGGGACAACGGCGGTTTTCTTCGAATCCGTCTCCAACCCGGCGCTTGAGGTCGTGGATATCACGGCGGTCGCGGAGATTGCGCATGCTCACGGCGCGCTGGTGATCGTGGATAACGTCTTTGCCACACCGGTATTTTCGCGCGCCGTCGAGCAGGGCGCGGATGTGGTGATTTATTCCACCACCAAGCATATCGACGGCGCGGGCCGGGGCCTTGGCGGGATCATCTGCGGCACGCGGCAATTCGTGCGCGAGGTGGCGGAGCCTTATCTGAAGCATACCGGCGGCGCGATCAGCCCGTTTCATAGCTGGATGATGCTGACCGGGCTGACCACGATGGATCTGCGTGTCCGGGCCATGTCCGACACCGCCCATGCGATTGCAAAGGATCTCAGCGGGCATGGCGCGCTGAGCCGTCTGATCTATCCCGGCCTGCCGGACCACCCGCAGCATGAGCTTGCCATGCAGCAGATGGGTTCGGGCGGGACGATGGTCGCGCTGGAGGTCGCGGGCGGCAAGGATGCGGCTTTTGCGATGCTGAACCGGCTGAACCTCGTGCTGATCTCCAACAATCTCGGGGATGCGAAATCCATCGTCACCCATCCGGCGACGACAACCCATCAGCGGCTGTCGGAAGGGGATCGCGCCCGGCTGGGCATCAGCCCCGGCATGATCCGGCTGTCGGTCGGGCTGGAAGATGCAGACGACCTGATCGCCGATCTGCGTCAGGCACTGGAACGGTAA
- a CDS encoding DUF726 domain-containing protein: MSQPCHAPVMALSWRSFTPQMTETIAITLMALAHLNRGQTVPSALLKQAAALPEGAPLIVMIHGYRYCPSKDSHDPHRHILSLNPRLDGSRRLRSWPSELGISASGAEALGIAFGWSARGNLPAVYRRAAEVGQELAEVAAVLSEAAGRPVHMVGHSLGARVALQAMQAAQPGSIGRLILMAAAELRPQAEAAISSPAGRQAEVFNITSRENDIFDFFLELAVSGGRQRALGFGLPEPARNWLDLQIDAPEVRSALGSLGFPIAADTSRACHWSPYLREGMFDFYRVALSQPWALPIPLLRANLPVRQAPRWSRLLEPPRRAQSSSFSRA; encoded by the coding sequence ATGTCACAGCCCTGTCACGCTCCGGTCATGGCCCTGTCGTGGAGGAGCTTTACCCCGCAGATGACGGAAACCATTGCGATAACGCTCATGGCTTTGGCGCATCTCAATCGTGGTCAAACGGTCCCGTCGGCTTTGTTGAAACAAGCCGCCGCATTGCCGGAGGGTGCGCCGCTGATCGTGATGATCCACGGCTATCGCTACTGCCCCTCCAAGGACAGCCACGATCCGCATCGTCATATCCTCTCGCTGAACCCCCGGCTTGACGGATCGCGCCGCCTGCGGTCCTGGCCCTCCGAACTCGGCATCAGCGCCAGCGGGGCAGAGGCGCTTGGCATCGCCTTCGGCTGGTCGGCACGCGGCAACCTGCCCGCCGTCTATCGCCGCGCGGCGGAGGTCGGGCAAGAACTGGCCGAGGTGGCGGCTGTCCTGTCAGAAGCAGCGGGGCGCCCGGTCCACATGGTCGGTCACTCACTGGGCGCGCGGGTCGCGCTTCAGGCGATGCAGGCGGCGCAGCCGGGCAGCATCGGCCGGCTGATCCTGATGGCCGCGGCAGAGCTGCGCCCGCAGGCGGAGGCGGCGATTTCCAGCCCGGCGGGCAGACAGGCGGAGGTGTTCAACATCACCTCGCGCGAGAACGACATTTTCGATTTCTTCCTCGAACTCGCCGTGTCCGGCGGGCGGCAGCGGGCGCTTGGCTTCGGTTTGCCGGAACCGGCGCGCAACTGGCTCGATCTGCAAATCGACGCGCCGGAGGTGCGCAGCGCACTTGGCAGCCTCGGCTTTCCGATTGCGGCTGACACGTCGCGCGCCTGCCATTGGTCGCCTTATCTGCGCGAAGGGATGTTCGATTTCTACCGCGTGGCGCTGTCGCAGCCCTGGGCGCTGCCGATCCCGCTCTTGCGCGCCAATCTGCCGGTGCGTCAGGCCCCCCGCTGGTCGCGGCTGCTTGAGCCGCCGCGCCGGGCTCAGTCCTCTTCCTTCTCCAGAGCGTAG
- a CDS encoding inner membrane-spanning protein YciB has protein sequence MNRVNPWVKAGLEYGPLILFFVVFMVMRDRTVMIGGTEYGGFIFATMIFVPVLALTTFALWRLTGKLSAMQIMTLVLVIVFGGLSVWLNDERFFKMKPTIIYAIFAGLLGLGLALRRNWLELVMGEALPMQHEGWVKLTRRMALLFLGLAVANEFVWRTMSDTSWVNFKTFGLPVIMFAFFMANAGLFNRYALEKEED, from the coding sequence ATGAACCGCGTAAACCCCTGGGTCAAGGCGGGGCTGGAATACGGTCCGCTGATATTGTTCTTCGTCGTTTTCATGGTCATGCGCGACCGCACGGTGATGATCGGCGGAACCGAATATGGCGGGTTCATCTTCGCGACGATGATCTTCGTGCCGGTGCTGGCGCTGACGACCTTCGCGCTGTGGCGGCTGACGGGGAAGCTGTCGGCGATGCAGATCATGACGCTGGTGCTGGTGATCGTGTTCGGCGGGCTGAGCGTCTGGCTGAATGACGAGCGGTTTTTCAAGATGAAACCAACGATCATCTATGCGATTTTCGCGGGGCTGCTGGGGCTGGGGCTGGCGCTGCGCCGGAACTGGCTGGAGCTGGTCATGGGCGAGGCGCTGCCGATGCAGCATGAGGGATGGGTGAAGCTGACCCGGCGGATGGCGCTGCTGTTTCTTGGCCTTGCGGTGGCGAATGAGTTCGTCTGGCGCACGATGTCGGACACCTCATGGGTGAACTTCAAGACATTCGGCCTGCCGGTCATCATGTTCGCCTTCTTCATGGCGAATGCCGGTCTGTTCAACCGCTACGCTCTGGAGAAGGAAGAGGACTGA
- a CDS encoding EamA family transporter produces the protein MVDLINQISGTPEGARIASLLALTAALMHAIFGALQKGRHDPWVSRAAIDIWVIVISLPVALFVVPWPEPHMWPIFAGMLVIHISYKMAQAMTYQRGAYTVVYPVVRGTGPLVTVIAAGIVFQERYNLTQWMGVAILVSGILGFAVYNYRKLEVGRETLMPALGWALITGVFVAAYTTYDAWGIRQTADPFTFLAWFFLLDGIFMPLWTMRRLARLPRTDLVPLGLRGLIGALVAFVSFGSIMMATRIDEVGRAAVLRETSTVFAALVGWLVLGEKVGPRRTALMALIAAGAIIMEFGAR, from the coding sequence ATGGTCGATTTGATCAATCAGATATCCGGCACGCCGGAGGGGGCGCGGATCGCCTCGCTGCTGGCGCTGACAGCGGCGCTGATGCATGCGATCTTCGGGGCATTGCAGAAGGGCCGCCACGACCCCTGGGTCAGCCGCGCCGCAATCGACATCTGGGTGATCGTCATCAGCCTGCCGGTGGCGCTGTTCGTGGTCCCGTGGCCGGAGCCGCATATGTGGCCGATCTTCGCAGGCATGCTGGTCATCCATATCAGCTACAAGATGGCGCAGGCGATGACCTATCAGCGCGGTGCCTATACGGTCGTCTATCCGGTGGTGCGCGGCACGGGACCGCTGGTGACGGTAATTGCCGCCGGGATCGTGTTTCAGGAGCGGTACAACCTGACCCAGTGGATGGGGGTGGCGATACTGGTGTCGGGCATTCTCGGCTTTGCGGTTTATAATTATCGCAAGCTGGAGGTCGGGCGAGAAACGCTGATGCCGGCGCTTGGCTGGGCGCTGATCACGGGCGTGTTTGTCGCCGCCTATACGACTTATGACGCGTGGGGCATTCGCCAGACAGCCGACCCGTTCACGTTTCTGGCATGGTTTTTCCTGCTGGACGGGATTTTCATGCCGCTATGGACGATGCGGCGGCTGGCGCGGTTGCCGCGGACGGATTTGGTGCCGCTGGGTCTGCGCGGGCTGATCGGGGCGCTGGTGGCGTTTGTCAGCTTCGGCTCGATCATGATGGCGACCCGGATCGACGAGGTCGGGCGCGCGGCCGTGCTGCGCGAGACCTCGACCGTGTTCGCGGCCCTTGTCGGCTGGCTCGTCCTGGGCGAAAAGGTGGGCCCGAGGCGCACTGCGCTGATGGCGCTGATCGCGGCGGGTGCGATCATTATGGAATTCGGCGCGAGATAA
- a CDS encoding thioredoxin family protein: MSLAVGISAFSAGMSHAQAPVSDSDRDYGEIMDDVEAVFDAMNDAVNKNEGIAPDLDGGNRGFVDGRSGFSLGGSAGAADAPQPRSSAAEPRRRQGPEARSPVVVELFTAMGCAACPPAEQLLADLAGRRDVLPLSWHIDYWDYLGWPDGFARPEFARRQKGYNAVAGSRYLFTPQVFVGGEVAVNDVRPAALMAAITDQRAEGDKVAITRKKSGDRTEIELTPQRALPRNIAIVLIRYVPERVAEIKAGENAGRRIIMRNVVMTSEVLANWDGNAPLRLKITLGAGQRGNLPGDTRHALLVQKMNKSVPGEIFAALRLD; encoded by the coding sequence ATGTCGCTGGCTGTCGGCATCTCGGCATTTTCTGCCGGGATGAGTCACGCGCAGGCACCGGTTTCGGATAGCGACCGGGATTACGGCGAAATCATGGATGATGTGGAAGCGGTTTTTGACGCGATGAACGATGCCGTGAACAAGAATGAGGGGATCGCACCCGATCTGGATGGCGGGAATCGCGGTTTCGTGGATGGCCGGTCAGGTTTCTCGCTGGGCGGTTCAGCGGGCGCAGCCGATGCGCCCCAGCCACGCTCATCTGCGGCGGAGCCACGGCGGCGGCAGGGGCCGGAAGCACGCTCGCCGGTTGTGGTGGAGCTTTTCACGGCAATGGGCTGTGCCGCCTGCCCGCCTGCCGAGCAGTTGCTGGCCGATCTGGCGGGGCGTCGCGACGTCTTGCCGCTGAGCTGGCATATCGACTACTGGGATTATCTCGGCTGGCCGGACGGCTTCGCGCGCCCTGAATTCGCAAGGCGTCAGAAGGGCTATAATGCCGTGGCCGGATCACGCTATCTGTTCACACCGCAGGTCTTTGTGGGCGGGGAGGTTGCGGTCAATGACGTTCGCCCCGCTGCATTGATGGCCGCGATTACCGATCAGCGCGCCGAGGGCGACAAGGTCGCGATCACCCGGAAGAAATCCGGCGACCGCACGGAGATCGAGCTGACGCCGCAGCGCGCCCTGCCCCGCAATATTGCCATCGTCCTGATCCGCTACGTCCCGGAGCGGGTGGCCGAGATCAAGGCCGGAGAAAATGCCGGCAGGCGGATCATAATGCGCAATGTCGTAATGACGAGCGAGGTTCTGGCGAATTGGGACGGCAATGCGCCGCTGCGGCTGAAAATCACGCTCGGGGCCGGGCAACGGGGAAATCTTCCGGGCGATACGCGCCATGCGTTGCTGGTCCAGAAGATGAATAAATCCGTGCCGGGAGAAATCTTCGCGGCGCTCCGGCTGGATTAA
- the acnA gene encoding aconitate hydratase AcnA codes for MPIVTGTDTAKTRRTLSVGDQSVDYYSISAATEAGLGDFSKLPASLKVVLENMLRFEDGGKTVSTDDIKAFAEWAQKNGNNPREIAYRPARVLMQDFTGVPAVVDLAAMRDGIVALGGDAQKINPLNPVDLVIDHSVMIDQFGTPRAFQYNVEREYERNMERYTFLKWGQKAFNNFRVVPPGTGICHQVNLEYLAQTVWTDKDQNGAEVAYPDTLVGTDSHTTMVNGLAVLGWGVGGIEAEAAMLGQPISMLIPEVVGFKIDGALREGVTATDLVLKVVAMLREHGVVSKFVEFYGDGLDNMPLADRATIANMAPEYGATCGFFPIDGETLRYLEQTGRDKDRIALVEAYAKENGFWRDENYDPVYTSTLHLDLNDVVPAISGPKRPQDHTPLDTSAKAFWDLVMGTRFPEESKRAEIRWDAEGGAREPGYVPGGRHRGFSEGAVEGEDYKLHDGSIVIASITSCTNTSNPYVLIAAGLVARKARELGLDRKPWVKTSLAPGSQVVSEYLEAAGLQEDLDAIGFNLVGYGCTTCIGNSGPLQPEISKSINDNDLIAVSVLSGNRNFEGRISPDVRANYLASPPLVVAYALAGDMNIDLTRDPLGKDKNGNDVYLKDIWPSTKEVADMVNAVVTREMFQEKYADVFKGDERWQGVEVTDSETYDWPPTSTYIQNPPYFQGMSREPGQIDDIKDARVLALLGDMITTDHISPAGSFKDTTPAGKYLTERQVAPKDFNSYGSRRGNHEIMMRGTFANIRIKNEMLDGVEGGYTKGPDGKETAIYDASMAYQDNGTPLVVIGGEQYGAGSSRDWAAKGTNLLGVKAVIAESFERIHRSNLVGMGVIPFEFTGGDTRKTLNLKGDEQITIEGLGEVKPLQIVDAQIKYADGTEKTIQIKARIDTEVEIEYLKNGGVLHYVLRNLAAA; via the coding sequence ATGCCCATCGTCACCGGAACCGATACCGCCAAAACCCGCCGCACGCTCAGCGTTGGCGACCAGAGCGTCGATTATTACTCCATTTCTGCCGCGACCGAAGCCGGTCTCGGCGATTTTTCCAAGCTCCCGGCTTCACTGAAAGTTGTGCTGGAAAACATGCTGCGCTTCGAGGATGGCGGCAAGACGGTCAGCACCGACGACATCAAGGCATTTGCCGAATGGGCGCAGAAGAACGGCAATAACCCGCGCGAGATCGCCTATCGCCCGGCCCGCGTGCTGATGCAGGACTTCACCGGCGTTCCTGCCGTGGTCGACCTCGCGGCAATGCGTGACGGCATCGTGGCCCTTGGCGGCGACGCGCAGAAGATCAACCCGCTGAACCCGGTGGATCTGGTCATCGACCACTCGGTCATGATCGACCAGTTCGGCACCCCACGTGCGTTCCAGTACAATGTGGAGCGTGAATATGAGCGCAACATGGAACGCTACACCTTCCTGAAATGGGGTCAGAAAGCGTTCAACAATTTCCGCGTGGTGCCGCCCGGCACCGGCATCTGCCACCAGGTGAACCTGGAATATCTGGCCCAGACCGTCTGGACCGACAAGGACCAGAACGGCGCTGAAGTCGCCTACCCGGACACGCTGGTCGGCACCGACAGCCACACCACGATGGTCAACGGCCTTGCCGTTCTGGGCTGGGGCGTCGGCGGGATCGAGGCGGAGGCCGCGATGCTCGGCCAGCCCATCTCCATGCTGATTCCCGAAGTGGTCGGCTTCAAGATCGACGGCGCGCTGAGGGAAGGCGTGACCGCGACCGACCTCGTGCTGAAGGTCGTGGCCATGCTGCGCGAACACGGCGTTGTCAGCAAATTCGTGGAATTCTACGGCGATGGTCTCGACAATATGCCGCTGGCCGACCGCGCGACGATTGCGAACATGGCCCCGGAATACGGTGCCACCTGCGGCTTCTTCCCGATCGACGGCGAAACCCTGCGCTATCTGGAACAGACCGGCCGTGACAAGGACCGCATCGCGCTCGTCGAAGCCTATGCCAAGGAGAACGGCTTCTGGCGCGACGAAAACTATGACCCGGTCTATACCTCGACCCTGCATCTGGACCTCAACGACGTCGTTCCGGCCATCTCCGGCCCGAAACGCCCGCAGGACCACACGCCGCTGGATACCTCTGCCAAAGCCTTCTGGGATCTTGTCATGGGCACCCGCTTCCCCGAGGAATCCAAGCGCGCCGAAATCCGCTGGGATGCCGAGGGCGGGGCGCGCGAACCCGGCTACGTTCCGGGCGGCCGTCACCGTGGCTTCTCCGAAGGCGCGGTCGAGGGCGAGGATTACAAGCTGCATGACGGCTCCATCGTGATCGCCTCGATCACCTCCTGCACCAATACCTCGAACCCCTATGTGCTGATCGCCGCCGGTCTCGTCGCCCGCAAGGCGCGTGAGCTGGGTCTGGACCGCAAACCGTGGGTGAAAACCTCGCTGGCCCCCGGCTCGCAGGTCGTGTCGGAATATCTGGAAGCCGCCGGGCTTCAGGAGGATCTGGACGCCATCGGCTTCAACCTCGTGGGCTATGGCTGCACCACCTGCATCGGCAACTCCGGCCCGCTTCAGCCGGAAATCTCGAAATCGATCAACGACAACGACCTGATCGCGGTGTCGGTGCTGTCGGGGAACCGCAACTTCGAAGGCCGGATCTCGCCCGATGTGCGCGCGAACTACCTCGCCTCGCCGCCGCTGGTCGTGGCCTATGCGCTGGCCGGTGACATGAATATCGACCTGACCCGCGATCCGCTGGGCAAGGACAAGAACGGCAATGACGTCTATCTGAAAGACATCTGGCCCTCGACGAAAGAGGTGGCCGACATGGTCAACGCCGTCGTCACCCGCGAGATGTTCCAGGAGAAATATGCCGACGTGTTCAAGGGCGATGAACGCTGGCAGGGCGTCGAAGTCACCGACAGCGAGACCTATGACTGGCCGCCGACCTCGACCTATATCCAGAACCCGCCCTATTTCCAGGGCATGTCCCGGGAACCCGGTCAGATCGACGACATCAAGGATGCCCGCGTCTTGGCACTTCTGGGCGACATGATCACCACCGACCACATCTCGCCCGCCGGTTCTTTCAAGGATACCACGCCCGCCGGGAAATACCTGACCGAGCGTCAGGTCGCGCCGAAGGATTTCAACAGCTACGGCTCGCGCCGCGGCAACCATGAAATCATGATGCGCGGCACCTTCGCCAATATCCGCATCAAGAACGAGATGCTGGACGGTGTCGAAGGCGGCTACACCAAGGGCCCCGACGGCAAGGAAACCGCGATCTACGACGCCTCGATGGCCTATCAGGACAACGGCACCCCGCTGGTCGTGATCGGGGGCGAGCAATACGGCGCAGGCTCCTCGCGCGACTGGGCGGCCAAGGGCACCAACCTGCTGGGCGTCAAGGCGGTCATCGCGGAAAGCTTCGAGCGCATTCACCGCTCCAACCTCGTCGGCATGGGCGTCATCCCGTTCGAGTTCACCGGCGGCGACACCCGCAAGACGCTGAACCTCAAAGGCGATGAGCAGATCACCATCGAAGGGCTGGGCGAGGTCAAACCGCTCCAGATCGTCGATGCGCAGATCAAATATGCCGACGGCACCGAAAAGACGATCCAGATCAAGGCCCGCATCGATACCGAGGTGGAGATCGAATATCTGAAAAACGGCGGCGTGCTGCACTACGTTCTGCGCAACCTCGCAGCCGCGTAA
- a CDS encoding helix-turn-helix transcriptional regulator, with protein sequence MNQSQAMTALSALGQETRLETFRLLVTACCRGLTAGEIGEKTGAVQNTLSTHLATLSQAGLITSKREGRSIRYFADLDGMRGLLGYLMDDCCAGRAGRSTSDDSGEACCDAKPQLAANCC encoded by the coding sequence ATGAACCAATCCCAAGCCATGACCGCCCTGTCAGCGCTCGGCCAGGAAACCCGGCTGGAGACGTTCCGCCTGCTCGTCACCGCCTGCTGCCGCGGCCTGACCGCTGGCGAGATCGGAGAGAAAACCGGTGCGGTCCAAAACACGCTGTCCACCCATCTCGCCACACTGTCACAAGCTGGCCTCATCACGTCGAAGCGCGAGGGCCGCTCGATCCGCTATTTTGCCGATCTGGACGGGATGCGCGGACTGCTCGGCTATCTGATGGATGATTGCTGCGCCGGACGGGCAGGGCGCAGCACCAGTGATGACAGCGGCGAAGCCTGCTGCGACGCGAAACCGCAACTGGCCGCGAATTGCTGCTGA
- a CDS encoding metalloregulator ArsR/SmtB family transcription factor: protein MSGADDAPSQHDIAILAETFRLLGDPTRLRIMFHCLDAPKSVGDIAASLELSQTLVSHHLRLLRGARLVRAERQARQVFYQLSDRHVSDMLRDMARHIGEDHDED, encoded by the coding sequence ATGAGCGGGGCTGACGACGCGCCCTCCCAGCACGACATCGCCATTCTGGCGGAGACGTTTCGTCTGCTGGGCGATCCGACGCGCCTGAGGATCATGTTCCATTGCCTCGACGCGCCGAAATCTGTGGGCGATATTGCCGCATCGCTGGAGCTGTCGCAGACGCTGGTGAGCCATCACCTGCGCCTGCTGCGCGGGGCGCGGCTGGTCCGGGCGGAACGGCAGGCGCGGCAGGTGTTCTATCAGCTCTCCGACCGTCATGTCAGCGATATGCTGCGCGACATGGCCCGGCATATCGGCGAGGATCACGACGAGGATTAG
- a CDS encoding cation diffusion facilitator family transporter: MSPADTHGEGHDHDHSHTPPVTSDNERKVLLSFFLIASFMVVEVIGGLISGSLALLADAGHMLTDAAALGLSYLAFRLGRRPADEKRTFGYGRSEVVASLLNATTLFLIAGWIIYEAWTRLWNPQPVLAGSMMAVAVAGLLVNILVLWILSRGDKDHVNIQGASLHVMGDLLGSVGAILAAIIIWFTGWTPADPILSVFVSLLILRSAWALMKNALNILLEGTPKGAEPAEIRAYLTSNVPGLAAVEHIHVWSITSGKVMATMHVRPENPGEARAVVEAVERALNDEFDIAHATVAISWEGAASHCKLSGADDHDHAEAGHGSETGTGVNAPAPQGAGA; encoded by the coding sequence ATGTCACCAGCCGATACACATGGAGAAGGTCACGACCACGACCATTCTCACACGCCGCCCGTCACCAGCGACAATGAACGCAAGGTGCTGTTGTCCTTCTTCCTGATCGCCAGCTTCATGGTGGTCGAGGTGATCGGCGGGTTGATTTCCGGTTCTCTGGCGCTGCTGGCCGATGCCGGGCATATGTTGACCGATGCGGCAGCGCTCGGTCTGTCTTATCTGGCCTTTCGGCTGGGACGGCGTCCGGCGGATGAGAAGCGGACCTTTGGTTATGGGCGATCCGAGGTGGTGGCCAGCCTGCTGAACGCGACGACGCTGTTCCTGATTGCCGGATGGATCATTTACGAGGCGTGGACGCGGCTTTGGAATCCGCAGCCGGTTCTGGCCGGTTCGATGATGGCGGTCGCCGTGGCCGGGTTGCTGGTCAATATTCTGGTGCTGTGGATCCTGTCGCGCGGTGACAAGGATCACGTCAATATTCAGGGTGCCTCGCTGCATGTGATGGGCGATCTGCTCGGCTCTGTCGGGGCGATTCTGGCGGCGATCATCATCTGGTTCACCGGATGGACACCAGCGGACCCGATTCTGTCGGTCTTCGTCTCGCTGCTGATCCTGCGCAGCGCCTGGGCGCTGATGAAAAATGCACTGAATATTCTGCTGGAGGGGACGCCGAAAGGGGCAGAGCCTGCGGAAATCCGGGCCTATTTGACGTCAAATGTGCCGGGGCTGGCGGCGGTCGAGCATATCCATGTCTGGTCGATCACCTCCGGCAAGGTGATGGCGACGATGCATGTGCGGCCTGAAAATCCGGGTGAGGCGCGCGCTGTGGTCGAAGCCGTGGAGCGGGCGTTGAATGACGAGTTCGATATTGCCCACGCGACCGTTGCGATCAGTTGGGAGGGTGCCGCAAGCCATTGCAAGCTGAGCGGCGCGGATGACCACGATCACGCGGAGGCCGGGCATGGCAGCGAGACCGGGACGGGCGTGAACGCGCCTGCCCCGCAAGGAGCCGGGGCATGA